The DNA sequence TTCGGAAAGTTAAATATAATTTGCAATCCTTACAGTTTGCCACGCTCCGATGGTGTAGTCCGGCCAAGCATACCGGCCTTTCAAGCCGGCGACCCGGGTCCGAATCCCGGTCGGAGCACTCTATTGAAAGTATAATGCCATACTACATCTGCAATTATTCTCTTACCAATACTATAAACGTATTTATTACAGTACCTCCGAACCGAGTTAACTTTTTAGACAGCAATGGCTATCCTTATTCGGAGAAAAGGAAAGAGTGGCCCTCCGCCCACAGTCTTTATTCAGGTCTGTTTGCGGGTTCTTTCCTTTCTCTCTACGTTATTCCCCATCACGGTACATGATTCACTCAACTCTATGAGATACTTCTTTAAGCTCACCTCCTCATGATAAAAAAGATACCAGATTGATTCAACAAGCTGCTCGTATGCGAAGAGAAAATACCTGACGCGGATATCCTTGCTCTTTGTCTTTATCCTGCACTCATCCTGTACCCTGAACATGGTCTCAATGCGCCATCGGAACTTGTATTTCGCGATGATCCGATCGAGATCTATATCTGAAGAATTTGTGGCGAAGCACCAGTCGTAATATTCTTCTGATCGATGGTCGAATATCTGCTTCAGGAATGCAAGATACACGGAATCCTCAACCTTTCTTCCCTCCCGGTAAATGGAGAATTCATAGAGCATCACTTTTTTCTCCCTCTCGTACATGAATGAGAACTCATCCTTCACCTGAGGATTCTTCGGGACGAAGATGAGATAGTTTATTTTCCGTTCGTTCAATGACATGATCAGGTCCTTTGAATAAAATCCCCGATCAAACAGTAACAGGTCTATGTGGCCCAACATCGATAGGAGAAGATCAAGAATTACCGAGATCTCTAAGGGCATGTCATTGCCCATTGGTGATGGTATTGATATTACGGGGAGCCTCAGATCGCTATTTACCCGACTAGCTGTCAGATATGAGAATCTTCCAGTTACGCCATGATCACATGTCCAACCATGTATCCACGAAGAATCCCTGTATGCCTTCTATCTCGAGTCTGTTCGTAACATTCATTGGTATCTTTTTCATTAGATATCAAATAGATCTCTTAAAGCTATGAATAAATATTTCAATCGATTAGGAGGAAGGAGAAGAATAAATTATTGTATTATCCAGATGATTATCTTCGGAGATACTGTTTCCTGCTCAAAAAATTGTAATATTCGTTGTTTGTTTGGTTTCTAGAGATTTTAATTCTATACTTGTGTCACATAATCACCATATTTGTGGGTATAATGCTACACAAACTTTATTTTCATTTACCATATTTGCCTGTATGGTTTACAACAGAGTTCTGGATACACTAGAAGAATTACAGTTACACGGAAAGACCGTCTTCACAATAAATGATGCATCAATGCTTATGAAAAAACCAAAAAAATATGTTTCCAAGCTATTATCTTCCAACAGAAAGGTGAAAAGAATTGAAAGGGGATTGTATTTCATAAGCTCTGCAAGTGGAGATAATATCTATGAAATTGCATCCCAGATTGTTTTTCCATCATACATCAGTCTATTCGCTGCATTTCAGTATTATTCAGTAACAGATCAGATTATTAGGAAATACAGCGTAATATCAATAAAAAGGCACAGAGAGATTAACCTTGGTGAGAATATAATTGAATTCAGGACATTGGGAAAAGAAAGATTTTTTGGATTCAATAAAGTACAGAACGTTTACATTGCTTCCATAGAAAAGGCAATCATCGACTCTCTTTATCTGAATATTCCTACTTTCTCATATGTAAAAGAAGCTTTTGAATTATCTCGACAGAATTCAAAACTGAACCTCAAAAGGTTAAAGGAGTACGCCGATAGAATGAACTCAGGAAATGTTAACAGGAAACTCCCACTACTGCTTCATCATGAAGATGAAAGTAGAATGTCGGAGGGCGATTAAGATGATTGATGTGGGTGATCTTCTGAAACAGTCAGGGAGATTCAGAGATGCAAGGCAGCTCGAAAAGGACTATCTTCTTACACTTTTACTCTTCGAGATATACAGAGTTTTTGACTACAAACTAATTTTCAAAGGGGGCACATCGCTAAAATACTTCTACAATCTTAACAGATTTTCTGAGGATCTTGATTTCTCTTACATAGGAGAAAATAGCTCAGTTGAAAGAGGCAAGATAAACAGGAAATTTGAAGTAGCTATTGAAAGCGTAGGAAAGCAGTATGTAATAAAAAGAATGGAACACAGGGGACGCAAGGAAAATGGCACTGTTGTAGGGATTAACTTTGAACTAAGAGTTCAGGGTCCTCTCTATGAAGATTCACGGCAGATGCAGAACGTAAGTGTTGATATAAGCCTAAGAGGGGATGTTCTCTTGGAATCTGAAAATAAGTACATGCTTCCATCTTACCAGGATA is a window from the Thermoplasmatales archaeon genome containing:
- a CDS encoding transposase — translated: MPLEISVILDLLLSMLGHIDLLLFDRGFYSKDLIMSLNERKINYLIFVPKNPQVKDEFSFMYEREKKVMLYEFSIYREGRKVEDSVYLAFLKQIFDHRSEEYYDWCFATNSSDIDLDRIIAKYKFRWRIETMFRVQDECRIKTKSKDIRVRYFLFAYEQLVESIWYLFYHEEVSLKKYLIELSESCTVMGNNVERKERTRKQT
- a CDS encoding nucleotidyl transferase AbiEii/AbiGii toxin family protein, whose product is MIDVGDLLKQSGRFRDARQLEKDYLLTLLLFEIYRVFDYKLIFKGGTSLKYFYNLNRFSEDLDFSYIGENSSVERGKINRKFEVAIESVGKQYVIKRMEHRGRKENGTVVGINFELRVQGPLYEDSRQMQNVSVDISLRGDVLLESENKYMLPSYQDIPLFLVPVMNLEEIAAEKVASIMERDKIRDIYDLYFLLFLKKVKYNEPLVIQKMSRRLEKFDRNKLREKIHIASSLMKWNSELSYLVNPLPDNLSVVRTLEEIIGLN